In Xiphophorus couchianus chromosome 8, X_couchianus-1.0, whole genome shotgun sequence, the following proteins share a genomic window:
- the ccni gene encoding cyclin-I, whose translation MATTSRSGFLDSVGLNRSQHLSLLTRRLYTCLADHALMQLRGSMLALALISLELETCCPDWLALTINLLRKAQADSSALIRSRELVSRSLSTPRASLPPNTVYIYQPLQLAAPSRRPPGTMETSRDQAALPHTAAAAGEESKAPPPSPKHLNHLQKVPLRCKASTKRKVEQMDVDDFYDGIKRLYNEDVTAAFHEGAPPAAGGGAYGGDSSPCPPLQPVGAL comes from the exons ATGGCGACGACGTCTCGCTCCGGCTTCCTGGACTCCGTCGGGTTGAACCGCTCCCAGCACCTCAGCCTCCTCACCCGCCGCCTCTACACCTGCCTGGCCGACCACGCCCTCATGCAG CTCAGGGGATCCATGCTGGCCCTGGCCCTCATCAGCCTGGAGCTGGAGACCTGCTGTCCTGATTGGCTGGCGCTCACCATCAACCTGCTGAGGAAGGCTCAG gCGGACAGCTCGGCGCTGATCCGCAGCAGAGAGCTGGTCTCACGCAGCCTGTCCACGCCCAGAGCTTCCCTGCCTCCCAACACCGTTTACATCTACCAACCCCTGCAGCTCGCCGCCCCGAGCCGCCGCCCGCCGG GGACCATGGAGACGTCCAGGGACCAAGCCGCCCTGCCTCACACGGCGGCAGCAGCTGGAGAGGAGAGCAAAGCTCCGCCCCCTTCCCCGAAACACCTGAACCACCTGCAGAAAGTCCCGCTGCGCTGCAAAGCCTCCACCAAGCGCAAG GTGGAGCAGATGGACGTGGACGACTTCTACGACGGCATCAAGCGCCTCTACAACGAAGACGTCACCGCCGCCTTCCATGAGGGGGCGCCGCCCGCAGCCGGGGGCGGGGCTTACGGTGGTGACTCTTCCCCCTGCCCTCCTCTGCAGCCGGTCGGCGCCTTGTAG